The following coding sequences lie in one Bradyrhizobium sp. G127 genomic window:
- the nifB gene encoding nitrogenase cofactor biosynthesis protein NifB produces MQAIAPHEGTAPTSIAQLDGVMQEIAEHKGCGTTGGSGKASCGSAAGQGDLPTEIWEKVKNHPCYSEEAHHHYARMHVAVAPACNIQCNYCNRKYDCANESRPGVVSEKLTPEQAAKKVLAVASTIPQMTVLGIAGPGDPLANPEKTFKTFELISKTAPDIKLCLSTNGLALPDHVDTIAGFNVDHVTITINMVDPEIGAKIYPWVFWKHKRYTGVEAAKLLTDRQLQGLEMLTERGILCKVNSVMIPGVNDRHLVEVNKAVKSRGAFLHNIMPLISAPEHGTVFGLTGQRGPTAQELKALQDSCEGEMNMMRHCRQCRADAVGLLGEDRSAEFTTDKIMAMEVNYDLDSRKAYQAKVEDERVAKVAAKQEELETLAGEMSDIKLLVSVATKGSGLINEHFGHAKEFQVYELSTAGAKFVGHRRVDLYCQAGYGDEDSLETVIRAINDCHAVFVAKIGGCPKADLLKAGIEPVDQFAHEFIEKSAIAWFKSYLDKVRSGEIQHVERGDAEIRQGALITAA; encoded by the coding sequence ATGCAAGCGATAGCACCGCACGAAGGTACCGCGCCCACAAGCATCGCCCAACTCGACGGCGTGATGCAGGAAATCGCCGAGCACAAGGGTTGCGGAACCACCGGCGGCAGCGGCAAGGCGAGTTGCGGTTCGGCGGCAGGCCAAGGCGATCTTCCGACCGAGATCTGGGAAAAGGTCAAGAACCATCCGTGCTACAGCGAGGAAGCGCATCATCACTATGCGCGCATGCATGTGGCGGTCGCGCCCGCCTGCAACATCCAGTGCAATTACTGTAATCGCAAATATGATTGTGCCAATGAATCTCGCCCCGGCGTGGTCAGCGAAAAGCTGACCCCGGAACAGGCCGCCAAGAAGGTGCTGGCGGTCGCGTCCACCATTCCGCAGATGACCGTGCTTGGCATCGCGGGTCCGGGCGATCCGCTTGCCAACCCCGAGAAAACCTTCAAGACGTTCGAGCTCATTTCGAAGACCGCGCCCGACATCAAACTCTGTCTCTCGACCAACGGACTGGCGCTGCCGGATCATGTCGACACCATTGCGGGGTTCAATGTCGATCACGTGACGATCACGATCAACATGGTCGATCCTGAAATCGGTGCGAAGATCTATCCGTGGGTGTTCTGGAAGCACAAACGCTACACCGGCGTCGAGGCCGCCAAGCTGCTGACCGATCGCCAGTTGCAGGGCCTCGAGATGCTCACCGAGCGCGGCATTCTCTGCAAGGTCAATTCGGTGATGATTCCCGGTGTCAACGACAGGCATCTCGTCGAGGTTAACAAGGCGGTGAAATCGCGCGGCGCCTTCCTGCACAACATCATGCCGCTCATCTCCGCTCCGGAACACGGCACGGTGTTCGGTCTCACCGGCCAGCGCGGCCCGACCGCCCAGGAGCTCAAGGCGCTACAGGATAGCTGCGAAGGCGAGATGAACATGATGCGCCACTGCCGCCAGTGCCGCGCGGACGCGGTGGGACTGCTGGGCGAGGATCGCAGCGCCGAGTTCACCACCGACAAGATCATGGCGATGGAGGTCAACTACGATCTCGACAGCCGCAAGGCCTATCAGGCCAAGGTGGAAGACGAGCGGGTCGCCAAGGTGGCGGCCAAGCAGGAAGAACTTGAGACGCTCGCAGGTGAAATGAGCGATATTAAGCTGTTGGTCTCGGTCGCCACCAAGGGCTCGGGACTGATCAACGAGCACTTCGGTCACGCCAAGGAATTCCAGGTTTACGAACTGTCCACGGCGGGTGCCAAATTCGTCGGACATCGCCGTGTCGATCTTTATTGCCAGGCTGGATATGGCGACGAGGACAGCCTCGAGACCGTGATCCGTGCGATCAACGATTGTCATGCGGTGTTCGTCGCCAAGATCGGCGGCTGCCCCAAGGCGGACCTGCTCAAGGCCGGGATCGAGCCGGTCGATCAGTTCGCCCACGAGTTTATCGAGAAGTCGGCGATTGCCTGGTTCAAATCTTATCTGGACAAGGTCAGGAGCGGCGAGATCCAGCACGTCGAACGCGGCGATGCGGAAATCCGTCAGGGCGCGCTGATCACGGCGGCCTAA
- a CDS encoding 4Fe-4S binding protein, protein MALKIIASQCTSCSACEPECPNVAITEKNGTFVIDPKKCTECIGHFDSPQCTAVCPVDNTCVIDTSYPRYVAPA, encoded by the coding sequence ATGGCGCTGAAGATCATAGCCTCACAATGCACGAGCTGTTCGGCTTGTGAGCCGGAATGTCCGAATGTCGCGATCACGGAAAAGAACGGCACGTTCGTCATCGATCCGAAGAAATGCACCGAATGCATCGGTCATTTCGACTCACCGCAATGCACCGCCGTCTGTCCGGTCGACAATACCTGCGTGATCGACACGTCCTATCCACGATACGTGGCACCGGCATAA
- a CDS encoding iron-sulfur cluster assembly accessory protein, translated as MNFTITPAAERFIRLMIRADGDASSGFRLAVTPGGCSGLSADISVKREPAAGEAVVERNGVKLFLPAESRILLEGVTIDFADTATQTGLVFHDPKQVSCSSHAH; from the coding sequence ATGAATTTTACCATCACTCCGGCGGCAGAGAGATTCATTCGCCTCATGATCCGCGCGGACGGCGATGCGTCCAGCGGCTTCCGGCTTGCGGTCACCCCCGGGGGTTGTTCCGGGCTAAGCGCTGATATCAGTGTCAAGCGTGAACCGGCGGCGGGGGAGGCCGTGGTCGAGCGAAACGGCGTGAAGCTGTTTCTACCCGCCGAGAGCCGTATCCTGCTCGAAGGGGTGACGATCGATTTCGCCGACACGGCGACGCAAACGGGCCTCGTCTTCCATGATCCGAAGCAGGTGTCCTGCTCGAGTCACGCTCACTAG
- a CDS encoding 4Fe4S-binding leucine-rich repeat protein: MKDDIDEARDWLGHEIDCSSCPHLELKAAERCRVQHACVNDRYARRIDRFFNWNPELANSCIGHSHFEVRAIAAKHASIFLLPPLLDDPEETVRWNAARRLPKRLVLRLRTDVHREVRIRIASVLDDAELMPMIADSDYYVRLVIARRIAPSLLGRMIDDSEPEVRRVVARRIPREWLLRMAGDPDAAVRLEIAQRMAPEQLSRFRYDPDWRLRYEVASRIGAGEIADLTEDSDGFVQDMARSRLTGRLERSGEIPR, encoded by the coding sequence ATGAAGGATGACATCGACGAAGCACGCGATTGGCTAGGGCACGAGATCGATTGCAGTTCCTGCCCACATCTGGAGCTGAAGGCCGCCGAGCGGTGCCGTGTTCAACATGCCTGCGTCAACGACCGCTACGCCAGGCGCATCGATCGTTTCTTCAACTGGAATCCCGAGCTTGCGAATTCCTGCATCGGGCATTCGCATTTCGAGGTGCGCGCGATCGCAGCCAAGCACGCCAGCATTTTCCTCTTGCCGCCGTTGCTCGACGATCCGGAGGAAACGGTACGCTGGAACGCTGCGCGGCGTCTGCCCAAGCGGCTGGTGTTGCGGCTGCGAACGGATGTTCATCGCGAAGTGCGAATTCGAATCGCATCTGTTCTCGACGATGCTGAACTGATGCCGATGATTGCGGATTCGGATTATTACGTGCGGCTTGTGATTGCGCGACGCATCGCTCCGTCCCTGTTGGGGCGCATGATCGACGATTCGGAGCCCGAGGTTCGGCGCGTCGTGGCGCGCCGCATTCCCCGGGAATGGCTGCTTCGGATGGCCGGCGATCCGGACGCGGCCGTCAGACTGGAAATTGCGCAGCGGATGGCGCCAGAACAACTTTCGCGGTTTCGTTACGATCCGGACTGGCGGCTACGTTACGAAGTCGCGAGTCGGATCGGGGCTGGCGAGATTGCCGATCTGACCGAAGACAGCGATGGCTTCGTGCAGGATATGGCGCGCTCGCGCCTCACCGGCAGACTGGAGCGATCAGGGGAGATCCCGCGATGA
- a CDS encoding nitrogen fixation protein NifZ, which produces MSNIVRDSDVVEISAPPYFSFGEKVRAKRTIRNDGTYAGKEIGEILAKKGEEGYVVSIGTFLQQFYIYGVEFLESGNRVGMKRKELDAVVARDEMEDLPLPEGARL; this is translated from the coding sequence ATGAGCAACATTGTCCGTGACAGCGATGTGGTTGAGATCTCCGCGCCGCCCTACTTCAGTTTTGGCGAAAAAGTGAGAGCCAAGCGCACCATCCGCAACGACGGCACTTACGCCGGCAAGGAGATCGGCGAGATTCTCGCGAAGAAGGGCGAGGAGGGCTACGTCGTCAGCATCGGCACGTTCCTGCAACAGTTCTACATCTATGGCGTCGAGTTTCTGGAGAGCGGCAATCGTGTCGGCATGAAGCGGAAGGAACTGGATGCGGTGGTTGCGCGGGACGAGATGGAGGACTTGCCGCTTCCGGAAGGAGCGCGGTTGTGA
- a CDS encoding nitrogen fixation protein NifZ yields MIEPRIPRYQWGQRVKALIDLHNDGTFPDTPLEALLVSVGDTGEIVQVGTHTEANMPIYLVEFGERLVVGCLEEEILPL; encoded by the coding sequence GTGATTGAGCCCCGGATTCCTCGCTATCAATGGGGGCAGCGCGTGAAGGCCCTGATCGATCTTCACAATGACGGAACGTTTCCGGATACGCCGCTCGAAGCCTTGCTGGTCAGCGTGGGTGATACCGGAGAGATCGTCCAGGTTGGAACGCATACCGAGGCGAACATGCCGATTTACCTTGTTGAGTTCGGCGAACGCCTGGTGGTCGGCTGTTTAGAAGAAGAGATTTTGCCGCTCTAA
- a CDS encoding DegT/DnrJ/EryC1/StrS family aminotransferase produces the protein MQDADQMDDVAVADVDESFISLSDPDITLAEIDAVDSIMRSPRLSSGSMVETFEAAFAAYVGRAYAVAVPSGTIGLLIALRSYGIGPGQEVIASPYSFRETTHAISIAGAKPIFADIDYWAGTLVPAKVEARITANTRAIVAGNTNGHPAQWSELRAVAQRHGLLLLEDSTEAIGSRYQGALVGSFGDVAVFDFSQPSALTCGEGGMVVTDDVDVAVALRRHRSHRLEERASVVVSATPPYQAGMSNLAAALGLAQLRRLDEILERRRLIEHLYYKYVQSFEGIKDPYVGPDVTEMNWFLYLVHLGTRFSRSSRDAIVDDLRVERVEAAAYCNPLHLQRHYFELGYRRGEYLVTEKVADRTVALPFHTHLTEDQISFIVETMKEASINVGAGAAIY, from the coding sequence ATGCAAGATGCAGATCAGATGGACGATGTTGCCGTGGCCGATGTGGATGAAAGCTTCATCTCCCTGTCCGATCCAGATATCACCTTGGCTGAGATCGACGCCGTCGATTCAATCATGCGTTCGCCCAGGCTTTCGAGCGGGTCAATGGTGGAGACTTTCGAAGCCGCCTTTGCCGCCTATGTCGGTCGTGCCTATGCGGTTGCTGTTCCGAGCGGCACGATTGGTCTTCTGATCGCTCTCAGGTCCTACGGGATCGGTCCAGGCCAGGAAGTCATCGCATCACCCTATTCGTTTCGGGAGACGACCCACGCCATCAGCATCGCAGGTGCGAAGCCGATTTTCGCGGACATTGATTATTGGGCCGGTACGCTGGTGCCGGCGAAAGTCGAGGCTCGCATCACCGCAAATACGCGTGCGATCGTCGCAGGAAATACCAACGGACATCCGGCGCAATGGTCGGAACTGCGTGCTGTGGCGCAGAGGCACGGTCTGTTGCTGCTTGAGGATTCTACCGAGGCGATCGGCTCGAGATACCAGGGCGCGCTGGTCGGTTCCTTCGGTGACGTTGCGGTGTTCGATTTTTCCCAGCCCTCGGCACTGACCTGCGGCGAGGGCGGCATGGTGGTGACAGATGACGTCGATGTTGCCGTGGCGTTGCGGCGTCATCGTTCCCATCGCCTGGAAGAGCGCGCGTCTGTTGTTGTCAGCGCGACCCCGCCTTATCAGGCGGGGATGAGCAACCTGGCCGCGGCGCTCGGTCTGGCCCAATTGCGCAGGTTGGACGAAATTCTCGAACGCCGCCGGCTGATCGAGCATCTTTACTACAAGTACGTCCAGTCATTCGAGGGAATCAAGGACCCTTACGTAGGGCCCGACGTCACCGAGATGAACTGGTTTCTGTATCTAGTCCATCTCGGTACGCGCTTCTCCCGATCGAGCCGCGATGCCATCGTGGATGATCTGCGGGTGGAACGGGTGGAGGCCGCGGCCTATTGCAATCCGCTTCATCTGCAACGGCATTATTTCGAACTCGGCTACCGTCGCGGCGAATATCTCGTCACCGAAAAGGTGGCGGATCGCACGGTTGCGTTACCGTTTCACACCCATCTCACCGAGGACCAGATTTCCTTCATCGTCGAGACGATGAAGGAGGCTTCGATCAATGTCGGAGCCGGGGCGGCGATTTACTGA
- a CDS encoding 2Fe-2S iron-sulfur cluster-binding protein, with product MSILTVMPSGQSFEVAQGTTLLAALLGAEMAIAHKCEGKAKCGSCHIYVHEGRKGLSKIAREENERLDTIVGIGSKSRLACQATVLGTENIKIELLSFGSGV from the coding sequence ATGTCGATACTTACCGTAATGCCATCGGGACAATCGTTCGAAGTCGCCCAGGGGACCACTTTGCTGGCTGCCCTTCTGGGCGCGGAAATGGCTATAGCTCACAAATGTGAGGGAAAAGCCAAATGCGGCTCCTGCCATATCTACGTGCACGAAGGACGGAAGGGTTTGTCCAAGATCGCTCGTGAGGAAAACGAACGGCTCGACACCATCGTCGGTATCGGCTCGAAATCGCGCCTCGCCTGCCAGGCAACCGTGCTAGGCACCGAGAATATCAAGATCGAATTGCTGAGCTTCGGCTCCGGCGTCTAA
- a CDS encoding aldehyde dehydrogenase, with protein sequence MTAMIVVENRNQDDMSRKAGCYLYTDTQLWLEDNVVHRSDGPAVVSPNGAERWYIRGKEVTRDVNTFFFRNKWPVQQGLDTLEKVILFQAQFIC encoded by the coding sequence ATGACCGCAATGATCGTGGTGGAGAACCGCAATCAGGACGACATGTCGCGCAAGGCGGGCTGCTATCTCTATACCGACACGCAACTCTGGCTAGAGGACAATGTCGTGCATCGCAGCGACGGGCCGGCGGTAGTATCACCGAACGGTGCGGAGCGCTGGTACATCCGGGGGAAAGAGGTGACGCGAGACGTCAATACATTCTTCTTCCGGAACAAATGGCCGGTGCAGCAAGGGCTCGATACACTAGAAAAAGTGATCCTATTCCAGGCTCAATTCATTTGCTGA
- a CDS encoding Rieske 2Fe-2S domain-containing protein gives MSSDKMDVFVICAADSLEQSNAKAFSLSRINESGEGRPFPIVVIRTHANDYFGYVNSCPHEHIWLNFGEGGFFTPDRSFLRCGRHGSIFEIDTGLCIDGPCKGQSLEPIALAVVDGDVCICGIELEESGYQDPFDDGDDTMEIMIHPE, from the coding sequence ATGTCGTCGGACAAAATGGACGTTTTTGTCATCTGCGCGGCTGATAGCCTTGAGCAAAGCAACGCCAAGGCTTTCAGCCTGTCGCGCATCAACGAGAGCGGCGAAGGCCGGCCGTTTCCAATTGTCGTCATCCGGACCCATGCGAACGACTACTTCGGCTATGTCAACTCCTGCCCGCACGAACATATCTGGCTCAATTTCGGGGAAGGAGGTTTCTTCACGCCGGATCGGTCTTTCCTCAGATGCGGCCGGCATGGCTCGATTTTCGAGATTGATACCGGGCTATGCATCGATGGGCCGTGCAAGGGCCAGAGCCTGGAGCCGATCGCACTTGCTGTTGTCGACGGAGATGTCTGCATTTGCGGCATCGAACTCGAGGAAAGCGGATATCAGGATCCGTTCGACGACGGCGACGACACCATGGAAATCATGATTCATCCGGAATGA
- a CDS encoding DUF6156 family protein, giving the protein MRMAAEEDLECRFFVSYSGVKLPFNLVNAIAAEALSNRNTFIRAYFDKAGVLSGFDKMVYGEVELLHRYEYHGNGHLSRAEIVMLDEEPATLSFDEAGVLISGA; this is encoded by the coding sequence ATGAGAATGGCGGCCGAGGAGGATCTGGAATGCCGATTCTTTGTGTCGTATAGCGGCGTGAAGCTGCCGTTCAACCTTGTGAACGCCATCGCTGCAGAAGCACTGTCGAACCGGAACACCTTCATCCGCGCCTATTTCGATAAAGCGGGAGTGCTGAGCGGCTTTGATAAGATGGTTTACGGTGAAGTCGAGCTCTTGCACCGTTACGAGTATCACGGCAACGGCCATTTGAGTCGCGCGGAGATCGTTATGCTGGATGAAGAGCCTGCCACACTGAGCTTCGACGAAGCCGGAGTGCTGATTTCAGGCGCATGA
- a CDS encoding group II truncated hemoglobin produces the protein MSEVDVKLSMFDRIGGAVSVDRLVEAFYRRMDALPEARVIRAMHGRDLAPVKSVLKRYLSEWTGGPQLYSPEKGHPRLRQRHIGFPIGDAERDAWLLCMRGALEESVADADARQEIDIALTKLADWMRNQAGNPHDAGARRS, from the coding sequence ATGTCTGAGGTTGATGTAAAACTGTCGATGTTCGACCGGATCGGTGGCGCGGTTTCTGTCGATCGGCTGGTCGAGGCATTCTACAGGAGAATGGATGCTTTGCCGGAAGCAAGGGTGATCCGGGCGATGCATGGGAGGGATCTCGCGCCGGTCAAAAGTGTCCTCAAGCGCTATCTGAGCGAGTGGACGGGTGGGCCACAACTCTATTCTCCGGAGAAGGGTCATCCGCGTTTGCGGCAGCGGCATATCGGATTTCCGATTGGCGATGCGGAACGTGACGCATGGTTGCTCTGCATGCGCGGCGCGCTGGAAGAGTCCGTCGCAGATGCCGATGCGCGGCAGGAAATCGATATCGCGCTGACCAAGCTGGCCGACTGGATGCGCAATCAGGCCGGTAATCCTCATGATGCCGGAGCACGCCGATCCTGA